A single region of the Glycine max cultivar Williams 82 chromosome 20, Glycine_max_v4.0, whole genome shotgun sequence genome encodes:
- the LOC100779381 gene encoding inositol-tetrakisphosphate 1-kinase 3 isoform X1: protein MRLNGEISSGEEEEKQTGTTTFSSQKVVVGYALTSKKKKSFLQPSFTGLARNRGINFVAIDLNKPLLEQGPFDIILHKLSGEEWCEIIEDYRQKHPEVTVLDPPDAIQHLHNRQSMLQDVVDLNLSDCHGKVGVPRQLVIPKEKDPSSIPYEITKAGMKLPLVAKPLVVDGTAKSHELFLAYDEFSLSELEPPLVLQEFVNHGGLLFKIYIVGETIKVVKRFSLPNISKHEVSKVAGVFRFPRVSCAAASADDADLDPNIAEHPPRPLLERLARELRHRLGLCLFNIDMIREYGTKDVFYVIDINYFPGYGKMPDYEHVFTDFLLSLVQSNCKKKLAT from the exons ATGAGGCTCAACGGTGAAATCTCAAGTGGAGAAGAAGAGGAGAAACAAACGGGAACGACGACGTTTTCGTCGCAGAAAGTGGTCGTTGGCTACGCTTTAACGtccaagaagaaaaagagcTTTCTGCAGCCAAGTTTCACTGGCCTCGCACG GAACAGGGGGATAAACTTTGTTGCTATTGATCTAAACAAGCCACTGCTAGAACAAGGTCCTTTTGATATTATCTTGCATAAG TTGTCAGGGGAGGAGTGGTGTGAGATTATTGAG gaTTATAGGCAAAAACATCCAGAGGTAACTGTCCTTGATCCTCCGGATGCAATCCAACATTTACACAATCGCCAATCCATGCTGCAAGATGTGGTGGATCTGAACTTATCTGATTGTCATG GCAAGGTTGGTGTTCCACGTCAGCTAGTTATCCCAAAAGAGAAAGACCCCTCTAGTATCCCTTACGAAATCACTAAGGCTGGGATGAAGTTGCCATTAG tTGCAAAACCACTAGTTGTGGATGGCACTGCAAAGTCACATGAACTATTTCTTGCTTATGATGAATTCTCTCTTTCAGAGCTTGAACCTCCACTAGTTCTACAAGAGTTTGTCAATCATG GTGGTCTTCTCTTTAAGATTTACATTGTTGGGGAAACCATAAAGGTTGTGAAGCGTTTCTCTCTTCCTAACATCAGTAAGCATGAGGTATCAAAAGTTGCTGGTGTATTCCGTTTTCCAAGAGTTTCATGTGCAGCCGCTTCTGCAGATGATGCTGATTTAGATCCTAATATCGCTG AACATCCGCCAAGACCTTTATTGGAGAGGCTTGCGAGGGAGCTCCGCCATCGATTG GGACTGTGCTTGTTCAACATAGATATGATTCGAGAATATGGAACCAAGGATGTGTTTTACGTCATTGACATCAACTACTTTCCCG